One window of Paroedura picta isolate Pp20150507F chromosome 2, Ppicta_v3.0, whole genome shotgun sequence genomic DNA carries:
- the LOC143830830 gene encoding uncharacterized protein LOC143830830: MGSLNAKTTSGVPDSENRRAGNGRIPEIHEMQPAGETPPDGSQKTTYIRCMEDGPQPPTEEGHEGHIRVVCEEMEGQAPPEASRVVSETPSLAGTSRSSEVACGVSEEGEMTPGLMELIGKLVESDGPSSIDILCQPGQEGDGSGDSASRDYDLCTPLVSEPGTRCSEEPSQAVLQLPDSWDVVDAVKPLPDAPVTETIAARVAGLVAWRPSPGSVAFSDAAAQTGPAGESPEASAGMTVKEAEISAFSWPLGTPV, encoded by the coding sequence ATGGGGAGTCTGAACGCAAAGACAACATCTGGCGTCCCTGACTCAGAAAACCGAAGAGCCGGAAATGGGCGAATCCCTGAGATTCACGAGATGCAACCGGCGGGTGAGACTCCACCAGATGGCTCCCAGAAGACCACTTACATCCGTTGCATGGAAGATGGTCCACAGCCGCCTACTGAAGAAGGACACGAAGGCCACATCCGGGTCGTGTGTGAAGAGATGGAGGGCCAGGCACCCCCAGAGGCCTCCCGAGTGGTTTCCGAGACCCCATCCCTTGCGGGCACCTCCAGATCTTCAGAGGTCGCCTGTGGGGTTTCGGAGGAGGGTGAAATGACCCCGGGCCTCATGGAACTCATTGGAAAACTTGTGGAGAGTGACGGACCCTCGAGTATAGACATCCTGTGTCAGCCGGGCCAAGAGGGAGACGGTTCTGGAGATTCAGCTTCTCGGGACTACGACTTATGTACCCCGCTAGTGTCAGAACCAGGGACAAGGTGCTCAGAGGAGCCCTCCCAGGCCGTTCTCCAACTACCGGACTCATGGGATGTGGTGGACGCAGTAAAGCCCCTCCCTGATGCACCCGTCACAGAGACAATCGCAGCACGGGTCGCTGGCCTAGTGGCATGGCGACCATCTCCAGGGAGTGTGGCTTTCTCAGACGCTGCAGCGCAGACGGGGCCGGCAGGCGAGAGTCCCGAAGCTAGCGCAGGGATGACTGTGAAAGAGGCAGAGATTTCGGCCTTTTCATGGCCCCTGGGAACTCCAGTGTAA